One window from the genome of Oncorhynchus keta strain PuntledgeMale-10-30-2019 unplaced genomic scaffold, Oket_V2 Un_contig_13818_pilon_pilon, whole genome shotgun sequence encodes:
- the LOC118380404 gene encoding alpha-1,3/1,6-mannosyltransferase ALG2: protein MVRVVFLHPDLGIGGAERLVVDAAVALRSRGCSVQIWTAHHDPTHCFSETLDPDLNVVCVGDWLPTSVFGYLHALCAYLRMIYVALYLVFLSGVEYDVVFCDQVSVCIPVLRLSRQRKKVLFYCHFPDQLLTQRGSALKKLYRAPIDRLEELTTGMADMVLVNSCFTAVVFRETFRSLDGVQTDVLYPSLNTHSFDRPPEEQLEQGLGGLIPEGVSCLFLSLNRYERKKSLGLALEGLSSLKTRLATGDQAGIHLVVAGGYDGRVAENVQHYAELKELAARLGLEDSVTFLRSPSDSQKVALLRGSACVLYTPSREHFGIVPVEAMYCCCPVIAVRSGGPLESVGDGETGFLCEPTAEAFSLAMEKLFRDPQLRKDMGQAGRRRVQEKFSLEAFSDQLHGYILRLTQ, encoded by the exons ATGGTGCGGGTGGTGTTTCTCCACCCAGACCTGGGTATAGGTGGTGCAGAGAGGCTGGTGGTGGATGCAGCTGTAGCTCTACGCTCTCGCGGCTGCAGTGTTCAGATCTGGACGGCCCACCATGATCCCACACACTGCTTCTCAGAGACACTGGACCCAGACCTGAACGTG gtgtgtgtgggtgactgGTTGCCTACCAGTGTGTTTGGGTACCTGCATGCCCTGTGTGCCTACCTCAGGATGATCTACGTAGCTCTCTACCTGGTCTTCCTCAGCGGAGTAGAGTACGACGTGGTCTTCTGTGATCAG GTGTCGGTGTGTATCCCAGTCCTGAGGTTGTCTCGTCAGAGGAAAAAGGTTCTGTTCTACTGTCATTTCCCAGACCAGCTACTGACCCAGAGAGGCTCAGCTCTGAAAAAGCTCTACCGCGCCCCCATAGACAGACTGGAGGAACTCACCACTGGCATGGCTGATATG GTGCTGGTGAATAGTTGTTTCACCGCAGTGGTCTTTAGGGAGACCTTCCGTTCCCTGGATGGGGTCCAGACTGAcgtcctctatccctccctcaacACACACAGCTTTGACAGGCCCCCTGAGGAGCAGCTAGAGCAGGGTCTGGGGGGCTTGATCCCTGAAGGTGTGTCctgcctcttcctgtctctgaaccGCTATGAGAGGAAGAAGAGCCTGGGTCTGGCCCTGGAGGGCCTCTCTTCCCTGAAGACTCGCCTCGCCACAGGGGACCAGGCAGGAATCCACCTGGTGGTGGCAGGGGGGTACGACGGCCGTGTTGCTGAGAATGTCCAGCACTACGCTGAGCTGAAGGAGCTAGCAGCACGGCTGGGATTGGAGGACTCTGTCACCTTCCTGCGCTCTCCCTCAGACAGCCAGAAGGTGGCGCTGTTGCGGGGCAGTGCATGCGTTCTCTACACGCCCAGCAGAGAGCACTTTGGGATAGTGCCAGTGGAGGCCATGTACTGCTGCTGTCCCGTCATTGCTGTGAGGTCTGGAGGGCCTCTGGAGAGTGTAGGTGACGGGGAGACGGGCTTCCTGTGTGAGCCCACGGCCGAGGCCTTCTCCCTGGCCATGGAGAAGCTGTTCAGAGACCCCCAGCTCCGCAAGGACATGGGCCAGGCCGGCAGGAGGCGGGTTCAGGAGAAGTTCTCCCTGGAGGCCTTCTCAGACCAGCTGCACGGGTACATcctcagactgacccagtga